The following proteins come from a genomic window of Scomber japonicus isolate fScoJap1 chromosome 4, fScoJap1.pri, whole genome shotgun sequence:
- the arhgef25a gene encoding rho guanine nucleotide exchange factor 25, with the protein MKGGHHHHRHHRGCGCQHLFRKVLAKCGCCYARVRDSYSAAGSEGSISTSVASLPPQASGSSAPSSPGSRRSVSTLKKWLTNPVRKLSAGATAKGERQVRKLEGKPPPLPSHSHDLSSPPRPDEPLTILPVTHRELEWKDGLASPEDLSPATLQSPSYITDSLIGCTSLPNTQDTSTSVLPDDSGSVLMDDTSSQWSAAADTEEERRSALEKSMYVLKELIETEKHYVVDLGFIVEGYMATMTSKGMPEDMKGKDKIVFGNIHQIFDWHKDYFLGELEKCLAEPERLAQLFIKHERRLHMYVVYCQNKPKSEHIVSEYIETYFEELRQQLGHRLQLNDLLIKPVQRIMKYQLLLKDFLKYYTKAGMDTEELEKAVEVMCFVPKRCNDMMNVGRLQGFEGKITAQGKLLQQDTFTVTEQDSSFLSRAKERRVFLFEQLVIFSEPIDRKKGFSLPGYIFKNSIKVSCLGVEPSVEGDDARFVVTSRNPDGSVVRFQLLASSPEICRAWVNDVVQILESQRNFLNALQSPIEYQRRESKSNSLGRCMRPPLSAASALRPHSSASIDRHKLPSLHSYNTSLPALYLPSQGQGHGQGEMYSLRDPAVVQPCPADSHTVSPSHVQLAFTDQPNCQAVSNGLYTPATQSAQQRAGEGCRRGQAADSGSQVPVSGPSAGRRPSNLPQLDEDDL; encoded by the exons ACTCATATTCGGCAGCAGGCAGCGAAGGCAGCATCTCCACCTCTGTGGCGTCACTGCCCCCACAAGCATCAGGCAGCTCGGCCCCCAGCTCCCCCGGCTCCAGGCGCTCCGTGAGCACCCTGAAGAAGTGGCTCACAAACCCTGTCCGCAAACTCAGTGCCGGAGCCACTGCCAAAGGGGAACGTCAAGTTCGTAAACTTGAGGGAAAGCCCCCACCTCTTCCGTCTCACAGCCACGATCTGAGCAGCCCTCCAAGGCCTGACGAGCCCCTCACCATCCTGCCAGTCACCCACAGAGAACTG gAGTGGAAAGATGGCCTGGCAAGCCCTGAGGACCTGTCACCGGCTACTCTACAGTCACCCAGCTACATAACCGATTCGCTGATTGGCTGCACATCACTGCCTAACACCCAG GATACTAGCACCAGTGTTCTGCCAGATGACAGCGGCTCTGTCTTAATGGACGATACCTCCAGCCAATGGTCAGCTGCGGCTGAcactgaggaggagagaaggagtgcCTTAGAGAAAagcat GTATGTACTGAAGGAGCTGATTGAGACAGAGAAGCACTATGTAGTTGACCTGGGGTTCATAGTGGAG GGCTATATGGCCACGATGACCTCTAAAGGTATGCCCGAGGACATGAAGGGAAAAGACAAGATTGTTTTTGGGAACATTCACCAAATATTTGACTGGCATAAAGA CTACTTCCTGGGAGAGCTGGAGAAGTGTTTGGCAGAACCAGAGAGACTGGCTCAGCTCTTCATTAAGCAT GAGAGGCGTCTACATATGTACGTTGTATACTGTCAGAACAAACCCAAGTCAGAACACATTGTTTCAGAGTACATCGAAACTTATTTTGAG GAGTTGCGGCAGCAGCTGGGCCACAGGCTGCAGCTCAACGACCTGCTCATCAAACCTGTACAGAGGATCATGAAGTACCAGCTGCTGCTCAAG GACTTCCTGAAGTATTACACCAAAGCTGGGATGGACACCGAGGAGCTGGAG AAAGCAGTAGAAGTGATGTGCTTTGTGCCAAAACGTTGCAATGACATGATGAATGTGGGCCGGCTACAAGGCTTCGAG GGTAAGATCACAGCCCAGGGCAAACTGCTCCAGCAAGACACCTTCACTGTCACTGAGCAAGACAGTAGCTTCCTGTCCcgagcaaaggaaagaagggtctTCCTGTTTGAGCAGCTGGTCATCTTCAGCGAGCCAATCGACAGGAAAAAAGGCTTCTCCCTCCCTGGatacatctttaaaaacagcatcaag GTGAGCTGCCTGGGGGTGGAGCCCAGTGTGGAAGGCGATGACGCACGCTTTGTAGTGACATCACGCAACCCAGACGGGAGTGTGGTGCGCTTCCAGTTGCTGGCCTCCTCCCCTGAAATCTGCAGGGCCTGGGTCAACGATGTGGTTCAGATCTTGGAAAGCCAGCGCAACTTCCTCAATG CCTTACAGTCACCTATTGAGTACCAGCGACGAGAGAGCAAGTCCAATAGTCTGGGTCGCTGCATGCGACCTCCTCTGTCTGCAGCCAGTGCCCTGCGGCCCCACTCCTCTGCCTCTATTGACCGTCATAAGCTGCCGTCCCTTCACTCTTACAACACCTCCCTCCCCGCGCTCTACCTGCCCAGCCAAGGCCAGGGCCACGGACAGGGCGAGATGTACTCTCTGAGAGAT CCCGCTGTGGTACAGCCGTGCCCTGCTGACTCCCACACTGTTTCCCCGTCACATGTCCAACTGGCCTTCACTGATCAGCCAAACTGTCAAGCTGTGTCAAATGGGCTGTATACACCTGCCACACAAAGTGCACAG cagagagcaggagagggctGCCGCAGGGGTCAGGCTGCTGATTCTGGGAGCCAGGTTCCAGTGTCAGGTCCCTCAGCTGGACGACGCCCCAGCAACCTGCCTCAGCTAGATGAGGATGACCTATGA